In Nocardia yunnanensis, one DNA window encodes the following:
- a CDS encoding VOC family protein — translation MSLNAVAHLNFHGQARAALEFYQSVFGGQLAVATYADFGMPAELPGAADVVFGQVVADNGFRVMAYDVPGEHRPTAPSAPTTRRENGTTLTQEPFFLSVRGESIDEVTPIWEGLAKGATVIEEFGPAQWAPAFGMLADRFGVTWIIDVAADHTRG, via the coding sequence ATGTCGCTCAACGCTGTCGCCCACCTGAACTTCCACGGCCAGGCCCGTGCGGCCCTGGAGTTCTACCAGTCGGTGTTCGGCGGGCAACTCGCCGTCGCCACCTACGCGGACTTCGGGATGCCCGCCGAGCTTCCCGGCGCGGCCGACGTCGTGTTCGGACAGGTCGTGGCCGACAACGGCTTCCGGGTCATGGCCTACGACGTGCCCGGCGAGCACCGCCCGACCGCTCCGAGCGCACCCACCACGCGTCGTGAGAACGGCACCACTCTTACCCAGGAGCCGTTCTTCCTCTCCGTCCGTGGCGAGAGCATCGACGAGGTCACCCCCATATGGGAGGGCCTCGCCAAGGGCGCCACCGTCATCGAGGAGTTCGGTCCCGCGCAGTGGGCACCCGCCTTCGGAATGCTCGCCGACCGCTTCGGCGTCACCTGGATCATCGACGTCGCGGCGGACCACACCCGGGGCTGA
- a CDS encoding helix-turn-helix transcriptional regulator — translation MPIASSTTTSSRLLALLSLLQARRDWPGSLLSERLGVSARTVRRDVDRLRELGYLVQAVKGPDGGYRLEAGSDMPPLLFDEDQAVALAVALRSAVVTGAGIEEAAVRALTTVRQVLPSRLRQRVDALQISVAADNTHTQVDTGFLLTLSAAIRAREELRFDYRTPGQNEHAEARAPRRVQPHHLVVRAERWYVVGWDPDRGDWRTFRADRMTVRVPNGPRFTPRDVPGGDVATFLSARFKGSQTTNAWPCRGEVILDLPMAEVAAFVGDGVVEECGTARTRLTMGSWSWGALAAALVRFDTEIEVVGPPQLRAAFAELSRRAGRAAGPEPS, via the coding sequence ATGCCGATCGCTTCCTCGACGACGACCTCCAGCCGATTGCTGGCGTTGCTGTCGCTATTGCAGGCCCGGAGGGACTGGCCGGGCAGTCTGCTGTCCGAGCGGTTGGGCGTCAGCGCGCGGACCGTGCGCCGCGACGTCGACCGGCTGCGTGAACTCGGCTACCTCGTCCAAGCCGTCAAGGGCCCCGACGGCGGTTACCGGCTCGAAGCCGGCAGCGACATGCCGCCACTGCTGTTCGACGAAGACCAGGCCGTGGCGCTGGCTGTGGCGTTGCGGAGCGCTGTCGTGACGGGTGCCGGCATCGAAGAGGCCGCTGTTCGTGCGTTGACCACCGTGCGGCAGGTACTGCCATCGCGATTGCGGCAGCGTGTCGACGCCCTACAGATCAGCGTGGCCGCCGACAACACCCACACCCAGGTCGACACCGGATTCCTGCTCACGCTGAGCGCCGCGATCCGAGCGCGAGAGGAACTACGGTTCGACTACCGCACGCCGGGACAAAACGAGCACGCCGAGGCGCGTGCGCCCCGCCGGGTGCAGCCTCACCACCTGGTCGTGCGGGCCGAACGCTGGTACGTCGTCGGCTGGGACCCCGACCGCGGCGACTGGCGCACCTTCCGCGCCGACCGAATGACTGTGCGAGTCCCCAACGGCCCGCGGTTCACGCCCCGGGACGTACCGGGCGGCGATGTCGCCACGTTCCTGTCGGCCCGTTTCAAAGGTTCCCAGACCACGAACGCCTGGCCCTGCCGCGGCGAAGTGATCCTCGACCTGCCGATGGCGGAGGTGGCCGCCTTCGTCGGCGATGGCGTCGTCGAGGAATGCGGTACCGCGCGAACCAGACTGACAATGGGGTCCTGGTCGTGGGGCGCCCTCGCGGCGGCACTGGTCCGCTTCGACACCGAGATCGAGGTGGTCGGCCCGCCGCAACTGCGTGCGGCGTTCGCGGAGCTGTCCCGTCGCGCCGGGCGCGCCGCGGGGCCGGAACCTAGCTGA
- a CDS encoding helix-turn-helix domain-containing protein, which produces MSDRPAQGKPALGKGTRVTGKSRDRLQSQLKKQYEAGASIRSLARETGRSYGFIHNVLVESHVQLRSRGGANRRKAAKAGK; this is translated from the coding sequence ATGAGTGACAGGCCCGCACAGGGTAAACCCGCATTGGGTAAAGGCACGCGCGTCACCGGGAAATCCCGCGATCGCTTGCAATCCCAGCTCAAGAAGCAGTACGAGGCCGGAGCCAGCATCCGGTCCCTGGCCCGGGAGACCGGGCGGTCGTACGGCTTCATCCACAACGTGCTGGTGGAGTCGCATGTGCAGCTCCGCAGCCGGGGTGGCGCGAACCGCCGCAAGGCCGCCAAGGCCGGCAAGTAG
- a CDS encoding cupin domain-containing protein, with product MNTTSRAAAIRQPQDAETIGGEPVRARLLIDSHAAGGSSSTVEITMARGADGATPHYHTLSDELFYVADGELQVLAGDKIVTVGAGGALVVPKFMPHAFGAAPDSPARILIALTPGVERHGYFRFLERLATGAATPTDIQDAQQEYDNYFVEAPQWWAERTANRA from the coding sequence GTGAACACCACGTCCCGCGCCGCCGCCATCCGCCAGCCCCAGGACGCCGAGACCATCGGCGGTGAGCCGGTGCGGGCGCGGCTGCTGATCGATTCCCACGCGGCCGGCGGCTCGTCCAGCACGGTCGAGATCACCATGGCCCGCGGCGCGGACGGCGCGACGCCGCACTATCACACGCTCTCCGACGAGCTGTTCTATGTCGCCGACGGCGAATTGCAGGTGCTGGCCGGGGACAAGATCGTCACCGTGGGCGCGGGCGGGGCACTCGTGGTGCCCAAGTTCATGCCGCACGCCTTCGGCGCGGCTCCCGACAGCCCGGCGCGGATTCTCATCGCCCTGACGCCGGGCGTGGAGCGGCACGGGTACTTCCGTTTCCTGGAACGGCTGGCCACCGGCGCAGCGACCCCCACGGATATTCAGGACGCACAGCAGGAATACGACAACTACTTCGTCGAAGCCCCGCAGTGGTGGGCCGAACGCACTGCCAATCGCGCCTGA
- a CDS encoding acyl-CoA thioesterase, with the protein MAFSVPITVRGYELDVNGHLNQAVYLQYFEHARWELLRAGGVPGEKAAAAGIGPVVLEQTIKYLRELHLGDEVTVSCEFEWTGGKIFHMRQQIVKLDGTVSARVDVVAGMLDLKARKLVADPGAALRALAGSPDLLGL; encoded by the coding sequence ATGGCCTTCTCTGTCCCCATCACCGTGCGCGGCTACGAACTCGACGTCAACGGTCATCTGAATCAGGCCGTCTATCTGCAGTACTTCGAACACGCGCGCTGGGAGCTGTTGCGCGCGGGCGGAGTGCCCGGCGAGAAGGCGGCCGCGGCGGGCATCGGACCGGTGGTGCTGGAGCAGACCATCAAGTACCTGCGCGAACTGCACCTCGGCGACGAGGTCACCGTGAGCTGCGAGTTCGAGTGGACCGGCGGCAAGATCTTCCACATGCGCCAGCAGATCGTGAAATTGGACGGCACGGTCTCGGCGCGAGTGGATGTGGTGGCCGGCATGCTGGACCTGAAGGCTCGCAAACTGGTTGCGGATCCCGGCGCCGCGCTGCGGGCGCTGGCCGGGTCGCCGGACCTGCTCGGCCTCTGA
- a CDS encoding styrene monooxygenase/indole monooxygenase family protein — MTSRPSSTRSAAVIGAGQTGVTAALGLLDAGFDVTLHSDRDQRALRDDVPATGTALEFGETQQAESALGLDTYTGRAPRHTGLSVRIAGPEREELIQFDGHFQGFAGVAVDTRLKADERLTRFLERGGRFVVGQVTPESLDAIAAAADLTLVATGRAGLSELFLIDPVRSVYSAPQRSLLTVTVTGLPHDDSVFAHRSRAGGGHSGFSIFADQGEGWWGPYLHKDAGPSWAFLGWARPGSEWESRFAAADSAAGAHRIVQDLYRDYIDWDLPEVLATRVIEEDPHSWLKGAVRPVVRAGVGHTASGHVVASLGDTSAAYDPIAGQGAQSGLVQAQRLVAAAAVHDGPFDAEWISARYQEFLAARGDAANEVTRLFLGDPEFAEIGNLFFAAAAVDARFASALVGLLHRPQPLLDIDSPAAASAYITEITGVDAHSLLERFSPAGRFERSGYSAALARA, encoded by the coding sequence ATGACATCTCGGCCCTCCTCCACCCGTTCGGCGGCGGTGATCGGCGCCGGGCAGACCGGCGTCACCGCCGCGCTCGGGCTGCTCGACGCCGGATTCGACGTCACCCTCCACAGCGACCGCGATCAGCGCGCCCTGCGCGACGACGTGCCCGCCACCGGCACCGCCCTCGAATTCGGGGAGACTCAGCAGGCCGAATCCGCGCTGGGATTGGACACCTACACCGGGCGCGCGCCGCGGCACACCGGGCTCAGCGTGCGCATCGCGGGACCCGAACGCGAGGAATTGATCCAATTCGACGGCCATTTCCAGGGTTTCGCCGGGGTGGCCGTCGATACCCGGCTCAAGGCCGACGAGCGGCTGACCCGGTTTCTCGAACGCGGCGGACGGTTCGTGGTCGGGCAGGTGACGCCCGAGAGCCTCGATGCGATCGCGGCCGCCGCCGACCTCACCCTGGTCGCCACCGGGCGCGCGGGTTTGTCGGAGCTGTTCCTGATCGATCCCGTCCGCAGCGTGTACTCCGCCCCGCAGCGGTCGCTGCTCACCGTCACGGTGACCGGGCTGCCGCACGACGACAGCGTGTTCGCGCATCGCAGCCGCGCCGGGGGCGGGCACAGCGGATTCTCCATCTTCGCCGATCAGGGCGAGGGCTGGTGGGGGCCGTACCTGCACAAGGACGCCGGACCCAGCTGGGCGTTCCTGGGGTGGGCGCGGCCCGGCAGTGAGTGGGAAAGCCGTTTCGCCGCAGCGGATTCCGCGGCCGGTGCGCATCGGATCGTGCAGGATCTCTACCGCGACTACATCGACTGGGATCTGCCGGAGGTGCTCGCCACGCGGGTGATCGAGGAGGACCCGCACTCGTGGTTGAAGGGCGCGGTGCGGCCGGTGGTGCGCGCTGGCGTGGGGCACACCGCGAGCGGGCACGTGGTGGCCTCGCTGGGCGACACCTCGGCCGCCTACGATCCGATCGCCGGGCAGGGCGCGCAGAGCGGACTCGTGCAGGCGCAACGGCTCGTCGCCGCGGCGGCCGTGCACGACGGTCCCTTCGACGCCGAGTGGATCTCGGCGCGCTATCAGGAATTCCTGGCCGCGCGCGGGGACGCCGCCAACGAGGTGACCCGCCTGTTCCTGGGCGATCCGGAGTTCGCGGAGATCGGCAACCTGTTCTTCGCGGCCGCCGCGGTCGATGCGCGCTTCGCCTCGGCGCTGGTCGGTCTGCTGCATCGGCCGCAACCGCTGCTCGACATCGATTCTCCCGCCGCCGCTTCCGCGTACATCACCGAGATCACCGGCGTCGACGCGCACTCGCTGCTGGAGCGTTTCAGCCCGGCCGGGCGCTTCGAACGCTCCGGCTACTCCGCCGCCCTCGCCCGCGCCTGA
- the sfnG gene encoding dimethylsulfone monooxygenase SfnG translates to MSTDQIADQIRFAYWVPNVSGGLVTSDIEQRTGWDFDYNRKLARTAENNGFEYALSQVRYTASYGAEYQHESTSFSLALLGATERLKVIAAVHPGLWHPAVLAKFGATADHLSGGRFAINVVSGWFSGEFTALGEPWLEHDERYRRSAEFLEVIRKIWTEDAVNYGGDFYRIRDFTLKPKPLNTPQRPNPELFQGGNSTAAIRNGGRFADWYFSNGKDFDGVTTQLDELRSVAQAHDRAVKFGLNGFIIARDSEKEARDTLREIIEKANKPAVEGFRSAVQQAGASTRDGKGMWADSTFEDLVQYNDGFRTKLIGTPEQVAERIVAYKELGVDLILGGFLHFQEEIEYFGAKVLPLVRELEAARTPAAAR, encoded by the coding sequence ATGAGTACCGACCAGATCGCCGACCAGATTCGCTTCGCCTACTGGGTGCCCAATGTCAGTGGGGGATTGGTCACCAGTGACATCGAGCAGCGCACCGGCTGGGATTTCGACTACAACCGCAAGCTGGCGCGCACCGCCGAGAACAACGGCTTCGAGTACGCGCTGTCGCAGGTGCGCTACACCGCCTCCTACGGCGCGGAGTATCAGCACGAGTCGACCTCGTTCAGCCTGGCGCTGCTGGGGGCGACCGAGCGGTTGAAGGTGATCGCGGCCGTGCATCCGGGCCTGTGGCATCCGGCGGTGCTGGCGAAATTCGGGGCGACGGCCGATCATCTGTCGGGCGGGCGGTTCGCCATCAATGTCGTATCCGGTTGGTTCTCCGGTGAATTCACCGCGTTGGGGGAGCCGTGGCTCGAACACGACGAGCGTTACCGGCGCAGTGCGGAATTCCTGGAGGTGATCCGCAAGATCTGGACCGAGGACGCGGTGAACTACGGCGGCGACTTCTACCGTATTCGTGACTTCACCCTGAAGCCGAAGCCGCTCAACACCCCGCAGCGCCCCAATCCCGAACTGTTCCAAGGCGGCAACTCCACCGCCGCCATTCGCAACGGCGGCCGTTTCGCCGACTGGTATTTCTCCAACGGCAAGGACTTCGACGGGGTCACCACGCAACTCGACGAACTGCGTTCGGTCGCGCAGGCGCACGATCGCGCGGTGAAGTTCGGGCTCAACGGGTTCATCATCGCCCGCGACAGCGAGAAGGAAGCCCGCGACACCCTGCGCGAGATCATCGAGAAGGCCAACAAGCCCGCGGTGGAAGGCTTCCGGTCCGCCGTGCAGCAGGCAGGGGCGTCCACGCGCGACGGTAAGGGCATGTGGGCGGATTCGACCTTCGAGGATCTGGTGCAGTACAACGACGGTTTCCGCACGAAACTCATCGGCACTCCCGAACAGGTCGCCGAACGCATCGTCGCCTACAAGGAACTCGGCGTGGATCTGATTCTCGGCGGCTTCCTGCACTTCCAGGAGGAGATCGAATACTTCGGGGCGAAGGTACTGCCGCTGGTGCGGGAGTTGGAGGCCGCACGCACTCCGGCGGCCGCGCGATGA
- a CDS encoding TetR/AcrR family transcriptional regulator, translating into MDVRMREARRERRRVILGAAAGLFAACGYRAASMEEVACRSGISKPVLYKSFSSKLELYLAVLHDALQVLDETVTAALDHAEGMQSIVAAAVAAVFDFADLHPRAAALLAGAAVAEEPAAQRIARQAAMICTDSLARALHPYPFAQTERRGMVIAELVAIAQTCARDWAATGKTLPKDDAVSTTAGLCWAGVAGVHLASRSPIRAGDDLLVEEVS; encoded by the coding sequence ATGGACGTCAGAATGAGAGAGGCCCGGCGCGAGCGGCGGCGCGTGATCCTGGGTGCGGCGGCCGGGTTGTTCGCGGCCTGCGGGTACCGGGCGGCCAGTATGGAAGAGGTCGCCTGCCGGTCCGGGATCAGCAAACCGGTGTTGTACAAGTCGTTTTCGAGCAAGTTGGAGCTGTACCTGGCAGTCCTGCACGACGCGTTGCAGGTGTTGGACGAGACAGTCACCGCGGCGCTCGACCACGCGGAGGGGATGCAGTCGATCGTGGCGGCGGCCGTCGCCGCGGTGTTCGACTTCGCGGACCTCCACCCCCGCGCCGCCGCCTTGCTCGCCGGTGCCGCTGTCGCGGAAGAGCCCGCGGCGCAGCGCATCGCACGCCAGGCTGCGATGATCTGCACCGACAGCCTCGCGCGGGCGCTGCACCCGTATCCGTTCGCGCAGACCGAACGCCGCGGGATGGTCATCGCCGAGTTGGTCGCGATCGCCCAAACGTGCGCACGAGACTGGGCCGCCACCGGCAAGACGCTGCCCAAGGACGACGCCGTCTCGACCACGGCCGGCTTGTGCTGGGCAGGGGTGGCCGGTGTGCACCTGGCATCGCGGTCACCGATCCGTGCCGGCGATGACCTGCTTGTCGAGGAGGTCAGCTAG
- a CDS encoding ABC-F family ATP-binding cassette domain-containing protein produces MITATDLEVRAGVRTLLTAPGSALRVQAGDRIGLVGRNGAGKTTTLRILAGEGEPYAGKVIRSGEIGYLPQDPKEGNLDILAKDRVLSARGLDSLLREMEKQQALMAEVADEKERDKAIRKYGRLEERFSALGGYVAESEAARICHSLALPDRVLNQELKTLSGGQRRRIELARILFSASDGSGGKSDTVLLLDEPTNHLDADSINWLRGFLQSHDGGLIVISHDVELLGDVVNKVWFLDAVRGEADIYNMGWKKYLDARATDEQRRVRERANAEKKASALKQQAAKLGAKATKAAAAHQMVKRAERMLAEADDVRVADKVARIKFPEPAPCGRTPLMATNLTKLYGSLEIFTGVNLAIDKGSRVVILGLNGAGKTTMLRLLAGVETLTAGQIDPGRGLKIGYFAQEHDTLDDQATVWENIRHAAPDAGEQDLRGLLGAFMFSGPQLEQPAGTLSGGEKTRLALAGLVSSAANVLLLDEPTNNLDPVSREQVLDALRSYAGAVVLVTHDPGAAEALNPERVIMLPDGTEDHWSQDYLELIQLA; encoded by the coding sequence GTGATCACCGCGACCGACCTGGAGGTCCGGGCCGGAGTCCGCACCCTGCTGACGGCGCCGGGGTCGGCGTTGCGGGTGCAGGCCGGTGATCGGATCGGGCTGGTGGGGCGCAATGGTGCGGGCAAGACCACGACGCTGCGGATTCTTGCCGGTGAGGGGGAACCTTACGCGGGGAAGGTCATCCGTTCGGGCGAAATCGGCTATTTGCCGCAGGATCCGAAGGAAGGCAATCTCGACATCCTGGCCAAGGATCGGGTGCTGTCGGCGCGCGGGCTGGACAGTCTGCTGCGCGAGATGGAGAAGCAGCAGGCGCTGATGGCCGAGGTCGCCGACGAGAAGGAACGCGACAAGGCGATCCGCAAGTACGGTCGGCTCGAGGAGCGGTTCTCGGCGCTGGGCGGGTATGTGGCCGAGAGCGAGGCGGCACGCATCTGCCACAGCCTGGCGCTGCCCGACCGGGTGCTCAACCAGGAGCTGAAGACGCTCTCCGGTGGTCAGCGTCGGCGAATCGAGTTGGCGCGCATCCTGTTCAGCGCCTCCGACGGCAGCGGCGGCAAGTCCGACACGGTGCTGCTGCTCGACGAGCCCACCAACCACCTCGACGCCGACTCCATCAACTGGCTGCGCGGATTCCTGCAGAGCCACGACGGCGGGCTCATCGTGATCTCCCACGATGTGGAGCTGCTCGGCGACGTGGTCAACAAGGTGTGGTTCCTGGATGCCGTGCGCGGTGAGGCCGACATCTACAACATGGGCTGGAAGAAATACCTCGACGCCCGCGCCACCGACGAACAGCGCCGGGTGCGCGAGCGTGCCAATGCCGAGAAGAAGGCGTCCGCGCTCAAGCAGCAGGCCGCCAAGCTCGGCGCCAAGGCCACCAAAGCCGCTGCGGCACACCAGATGGTCAAGCGCGCCGAACGCATGCTGGCCGAGGCCGACGACGTCCGCGTGGCCGACAAGGTCGCCCGCATCAAGTTCCCCGAGCCCGCCCCCTGCGGCCGGACGCCGCTGATGGCCACCAACCTGACCAAGCTCTACGGCTCGCTGGAGATCTTCACCGGCGTGAACCTGGCCATCGACAAGGGCAGCCGCGTGGTCATCCTGGGTCTCAACGGCGCCGGTAAGACCACCATGCTGCGCCTGCTGGCGGGCGTGGAGACGTTGACGGCCGGGCAGATCGATCCGGGCCGCGGCCTCAAGATCGGCTATTTCGCCCAGGAGCACGACACCCTCGACGATCAGGCGACAGTCTGGGAGAACATCCGCCACGCCGCCCCCGACGCGGGCGAGCAGGATCTGCGTGGCCTGCTGGGCGCGTTCATGTTCTCCGGCCCGCAGCTCGAACAGCCCGCGGGCACGCTGTCCGGTGGTGAGAAGACCCGTCTCGCACTGGCCGGTCTGGTCTCCTCGGCCGCGAATGTCCTTCTGCTGGACGAGCCTACGAACAACCTCGACCCGGTCTCGCGCGAGCAGGTCCTCGACGCGCTGCGCAGCTATGCCGGCGCGGTGGTGCTGGTGACCCACGACCCGGGCGCGGCCGAGGCGCTCAATCCCGAGCGCGTGATCATGCTGCCCGACGGCACCGAGGACCACTGGTCGCAGGATTACCTGGAACTCATCCAGCTGGCGTGA
- a CDS encoding acyl-CoA dehydrogenase family protein — MTSTAASTPTDTDLDATFGPIFQRIAHDAVAREIDRRLPYEEVGWLREAGFGALRVPVEFGGRGIGVRQLFRLLIELAAAESNLPQALRVHFAYVEDLLLAEPGPERERRLRAVAAGTLVGNAITEPGVGAVDRYRTRLTPGPDGWLLNGTKYYSTGSLYADHILTAADRDGERVGVLVDAHASGVRQHDDWDGFGQRLTASGTTEFTDVAVREADILGPGYGTPGPTYSTAYLQLVQLAVLAGIAQRAELDARQWVSARTRGYTHSAAALPRQDPLVQQVIGRLSSAAYAARATVLAVAEQLDEVLAHGASDPDELVAVELAAAQAQLAVIDLVLPATSLLFEVGGASIVAERQRLDRHWRNARTISVHNPAIQKARAIGDHLLNGAELPFAWSAGERPAPEVAR; from the coding sequence ATGACATCCACCGCGGCTTCCACTCCCACCGACACCGACCTGGATGCGACATTCGGGCCGATCTTCCAGCGCATCGCGCACGACGCCGTCGCCCGCGAAATCGACCGGCGGCTGCCCTACGAGGAGGTGGGATGGCTGCGGGAGGCGGGCTTCGGCGCGCTGCGGGTGCCGGTCGAATTCGGCGGGCGCGGGATCGGGGTGCGGCAGCTGTTCCGGCTGCTCATCGAGTTGGCCGCCGCGGAATCCAATCTGCCGCAAGCCCTTCGGGTGCATTTCGCCTACGTCGAGGACCTGTTGCTGGCGGAGCCGGGTCCCGAGCGGGAGCGGCGGTTGCGGGCCGTGGCGGCGGGGACGCTGGTCGGTAATGCGATCACCGAGCCCGGGGTCGGCGCGGTCGACCGCTATCGCACCCGGTTGACTCCCGGCCCGGACGGCTGGCTGCTGAACGGGACCAAGTACTACAGCACCGGGTCGCTGTACGCCGATCACATCCTCACCGCCGCCGATAGGGACGGCGAACGTGTCGGGGTGCTGGTCGACGCGCACGCGTCCGGGGTGCGCCAGCACGATGACTGGGACGGGTTCGGGCAGCGGCTGACCGCCAGCGGCACCACCGAATTCACCGATGTCGCGGTGCGGGAGGCGGACATTCTCGGGCCGGGCTACGGCACGCCGGGGCCGACCTACTCCACGGCGTACCTGCAATTGGTGCAGTTGGCGGTGCTGGCGGGCATCGCCCAGCGCGCGGAACTCGATGCGCGGCAATGGGTCTCGGCCCGCACCCGCGGCTACACTCATTCGGCGGCGGCACTGCCCCGGCAGGATCCGTTGGTGCAGCAGGTGATCGGACGATTGTCGAGCGCCGCCTACGCGGCCCGGGCGACCGTGCTCGCGGTCGCCGAACAACTCGACGAGGTGCTGGCCCACGGCGCGTCGGACCCGGACGAGCTGGTGGCGGTGGAGCTGGCGGCCGCGCAGGCGCAGCTGGCCGTGATCGATCTGGTGCTGCCGGCGACCAGCCTGCTGTTCGAGGTGGGCGGCGCCTCGATCGTGGCCGAACGTCAACGCCTGGACCGGCATTGGCGCAATGCCCGCACGATCTCGGTGCACAATCCGGCCATCCAGAAGGCCCGCGCGATCGGCGATCACCTGCTCAACGGGGCGGAGCTACCGTTCGCGTGGAGCGCGGGCGAGCGACCGGCGCCGGAGGTGGCGCGATGA
- a CDS encoding MarR family winged helix-turn-helix transcriptional regulator yields the protein MAERKPDAVDAIREQWRQERPDLDGEAMAILSRLARLLAVGTQQVESVFTAHGLQTGEFDVLATLRRSGEPYELTPSGLADTLMMSRAGMTGRLDRLEQAGLVRRIADPGDRRSVKVALTDRGLQLIDVVVTEHFENETRMLSVLSEADRKHLDRIGRLLLTSFETRA from the coding sequence ATGGCGGAGAGGAAACCCGACGCGGTGGACGCGATCCGGGAGCAGTGGCGGCAGGAACGGCCGGATCTCGACGGAGAGGCGATGGCCATCCTGTCGAGGCTGGCGCGGCTGCTGGCGGTCGGAACGCAGCAGGTCGAATCGGTGTTCACCGCGCACGGATTGCAGACCGGTGAGTTCGATGTGCTTGCGACGCTGCGGCGTTCGGGCGAGCCCTACGAGCTCACGCCCTCCGGCCTGGCGGACACGCTGATGATGTCGCGGGCGGGCATGACCGGTCGGCTGGACCGGTTGGAGCAGGCCGGGCTGGTGCGGCGCATCGCCGATCCGGGTGATCGGCGGTCGGTGAAGGTGGCGCTCACCGACCGCGGGCTGCAGCTGATCGATGTCGTGGTCACCGAGCACTTCGAGAACGAAACCCGCATGCTGTCGGTGCTTTCCGAGGCGGACCGCAAGCACCTCGACCGCATCGGCCGGCTGCTGCTGACCTCCTTCGAAACCAGGGCCTGA
- a CDS encoding LLM class flavin-dependent oxidoreductase, which produces MTRRIRFNAFDMNCVAHQSPGLWRHPDDQSHRYTELSYWIELAKLLERGRFDGLFIADVLGTYDVYGGDDVAALRQGAQIPVADPLLLVSAMAAATEHLGFGITTGTGFEHPYPFARRLSTLDHLTGGRIGWNVVTGYLPSAARNFGEDDQLDHDERYDRADEYLEVLYKLWEGSWEDDAVVRDAARGVYVDPAKVHHIGHRGTHYTVPGIHLSEPSPQRTPTIYQAGASPRGVRFAAENAEAIFIAGPSQRILAQTVSRIRDALEAAGRDRYAARIYALATIITDATDEAAARKHEEYVSYASVEGGLVFMSGWMGIDLSAYDLDDPIGQVQSNAIQSAVAAFQEFDDDGREWTVRDIGRWAGIGGMGPVFTGSGGTVAELLLEWAEETDLDGFNLAYAITPGSFEDIVTHVIPELTARGAYATDYAPGTLREKLLARGDRLPAEHRGARYRLGGPDSTALPDAVSRPGSVLVP; this is translated from the coding sequence ATGACCCGCCGCATCCGGTTCAACGCCTTCGACATGAACTGCGTCGCGCATCAGTCGCCTGGGCTGTGGCGGCATCCCGACGATCAGTCGCATCGTTACACCGAACTGAGCTACTGGATCGAGTTGGCGAAACTGCTCGAGCGCGGTCGTTTCGACGGCCTGTTCATCGCCGATGTGCTCGGCACCTACGACGTCTACGGCGGCGACGATGTCGCGGCGCTGCGCCAGGGCGCGCAGATCCCGGTGGCCGATCCGCTGCTGCTGGTCTCGGCCATGGCCGCCGCGACCGAGCATCTCGGGTTCGGTATCACCACCGGTACCGGGTTCGAACATCCGTATCCGTTCGCGCGGCGGCTGTCGACGCTCGATCATCTCACCGGCGGGCGCATCGGCTGGAACGTGGTGACCGGGTATCTGCCGTCGGCGGCACGCAATTTCGGCGAGGACGATCAGCTCGACCACGACGAACGCTACGACCGGGCCGACGAATACCTCGAGGTGCTCTACAAGCTGTGGGAAGGCTCGTGGGAGGACGACGCGGTCGTGCGGGACGCGGCGCGCGGGGTGTACGTGGATCCGGCGAAGGTGCATCACATCGGGCATCGCGGCACGCATTACACGGTGCCGGGCATTCACCTGTCGGAGCCGTCGCCGCAGCGGACGCCCACCATCTATCAGGCGGGGGCGTCGCCGCGCGGGGTGCGGTTCGCGGCGGAGAACGCGGAGGCGATCTTCATCGCCGGACCGTCCCAACGCATTCTGGCGCAGACGGTTTCTCGCATCCGCGATGCGCTGGAGGCGGCGGGGCGGGACCGGTACGCGGCGCGGATCTACGCGCTGGCGACCATCATCACCGATGCCACCGACGAGGCGGCCGCGCGCAAGCACGAGGAGTACGTGTCCTACGCCAGCGTCGAGGGCGGGCTGGTGTTCATGTCCGGGTGGATGGGAATCGACCTGTCCGCCTACGACCTCGACGATCCGATCGGGCAGGTGCAGAGCAACGCGATTCAGTCCGCGGTGGCCGCGTTCCAGGAATTCGACGACGACGGGCGCGAGTGGACCGTCCGCGATATCGGACGCTGGGCGGGTATCGGCGGCATGGGGCCGGTGTTCACCGGATCCGGCGGCACCGTCGCGGAGCTGCTGCTGGAATGGGCCGAGGAGACCGACCTGGACGGCTTCAACCTCGCCTACGCCATCACCCCGGGCAGCTTCGAAGACATTGTCACGCATGTGATTCCGGAACTGACGGCGCGTGGCGCGTACGCCACCGACTACGCGCCGGGAACGCTGCGCGAGAAGCTGCTGGCCCGCGGGGACCGGCTGCCCGCCGAGCATCGCGGCGCCCGCTACCGGCTGGGCGGCCCCGACTCGACCGCGCTGCCCGATGCCGTCTCCCGGCCCGGATCCGTCCTCGTCCCCTGA